The window CGGTGCCGCCCAACTATAGATTCTGAATATCCCCCCTCGGGGGGAGTGAAACCGCCGACGACAGATCATATAATGCGCACGATGGGGGGTGAAATACCGGCAGAAGGGTTCGCGAATCGACTGGGCCCGTCCAACCGAGGCTGGCCAAGGCTCCGCCCCTTCGACAGCGGCACCCCCGCTGCGCCCCCCCTCCCAGCCAGCATAGCGGCATTCCGGCCCACTGGCAACTCAAGGGGGATCCTATGCCCGGGCCCGCCCCGCGCCTGCTCGACCATACCCAGCTCGTCCTGCGACGCCAGCACTACTCCATCCGCACCGAATCCGCCTACCTGGGATGGATACGCCGCTTCATCCTCTTCCATAATAAGCGCCACCCTCGCGATATGGCCGCCCCTGAAATCGAAGACTTCCTCACCCACCTCGCCGTCGAGGCCCACGTCGCCGCCCCAACCCAGAACCAGGCTCTCTCCGCCCTGCTCTTCCTCTACCGCCGCGTGCTCGGCCTTGAGGTCGAACTGCCTCTCAACAACGTCCGCGCCCGCCGGCCCCATCGCCTGCCCACCGTCCTCTCCCGGGATGAGGTCCACCACATCCTCAATAACCTCACCGGCACCCACCAGCTCACCGCCCGCCTGCTCTACGGCAGCGGCCTGCGCCTGATGGAATGCCTGCGCCTGCGCGTCAAGGACGTCGACTTCGAACTGCTGCAGGTCACCGTGCGCGACGGCAAATGGTCCAAGGACCGGTTCACCATGCTACCGGAAAGCCTGCTCCCTAGCCTGTCGGATCACCTGCACCGCGTCCACCAGCTCCATCAACGCGACCTCGAACTCGGCCTCGGCGGGGTCGCTCTCCCCACCGCTCTCGAGTCCAAGTACCCCAACGCCCCCTACGACTGGCGCTGGCAGTATGTCTTCCCCGCACGCAATCCCTCACGCGACCCGCGTACCGGGCGCATCCGCCGCCACCATATCGGCCCGGCCGGGCTGCAGCGCGCTATCCCCCGCGCCGCCCGCCTCACCGGCATCACCAAACGCGTCAGCTGCCACACGCTGCGTCATAGCTTCGCCACCCACCTGCTCGAAAACGGCTACGACATCCGCACCGTCCAGGAACTGCTCGGA is drawn from Anaerolineales bacterium and contains these coding sequences:
- a CDS encoding integron integrase gives rise to the protein MPGPAPRLLDHTQLVLRRQHYSIRTESAYLGWIRRFILFHNKRHPRDMAAPEIEDFLTHLAVEAHVAAPTQNQALSALLFLYRRVLGLEVELPLNNVRARRPHRLPTVLSRDEVHHILNNLTGTHQLTARLLYGSGLRLMECLRLRVKDVDFELLQVTVRDGKWSKDRFTMLPESLLPSLSDHLHRVHQLHQRDLELGLGGVALPTALESKYPNAPYDWRWQYVFPARNPSRDPRTGRIRRHHIGPAGLQRAIPRAARLTGITKRVSCHTLRHSFATHLLENGYDIRTVQELLGHSDVKTTMIYTHVLQRGGLAVRSPLDSPVRASPPIRQGIPPAHSSPSPP